The following are from one region of the Nicotiana tabacum cultivar K326 chromosome 3, ASM71507v2, whole genome shotgun sequence genome:
- the LOC142161782 gene encoding autophagy protein 5-like: MGSKGAGGSEAQKYVWEGAIPLQIHLHESEVTILPPPPPALILAPRIGYLPLLGTKIKPFFSNSLPPGVDTIWFEYKGLPLKWYIPTGVLFDLLCAEPERPWNLTVHFRGYPGNILTPCEGEDSAKWSFINSLKEAAYIINGNCKNVMNMSQPDQLELWRSIMDGNLEAYLRISSKLKLGLVVDDFSIQLSSSSPKSPESTQNADGTGPAKTGRIPVRLYVRTINEDFDDLQDAPAVESWDKISYINRPVEIHGDGGKCFTLCDAITKLLPELFGEKLLPKDDVSGEEVEVGQRLSLEETNKSSTGQSGEMLNERIVSCSVSDGAEIKLIRIQGIEPKMEIPFAWVVNNLMNPDYFLHICVYVKIQEPITI, translated from the exons ATGGGAAGTAAAGGAGCCGGAGGAAGTGAAGCACAGAAATACGTATGGGAAGGAGCAATTCCACTACAGATTCACCTTCACGAATCCGAAGTCACTATTCTCCCTCCTCCTCCCCCTGCTCTG ATTTTAGCTCCTCGAATAGGTTACCTGCCTCTTTTAGGAACAAAAATAAAACCTTTCTTCAGTAATTCACTTCCTCCTGGTGTAGATACCATATGGTTTGAGTACAAAGGCTTGCCTCTCAAATG GTATATACCAACTGGGGTACTCTTTGATCTTCTTTGTGCAGAACCTGAACGTCCTTGGAATCTGACG GTACATTTTAGAGGATATCCTGGAAATATTTTAACACCTTGTGAAGGCGAAGATAGTGCAAAGTGGAGTTTTATCAATTCACTAAAAGAG GCAGCATACATAATCAATGGGAACTGCAAGAATGTAATGAATATGTCCCAACCTGATCAATTAGAACTCTGGCGCTCCATTATGGATG GTAATTTAGAAGCTTATCTCCGAATCTCGTCTAAGCTTAAACTTGGCCTAGTGGTGGATGATTTTTCAATACAACTTAGCTCTTCCTCTCCTAAATCACCGGAAAGCACTCAAAATGCAGATGGCACAGGACCAGCTAAAACAG GTAGAATACCGGTTCGACTGTATGTTAGGACTATCAATGAGGATTTTGATGACTTGCAAGATGCACCTGCAGTTGAAAGTTGGGACAAAATCTCTTACATAAACAGACCTGTTGAGATCCATGGAGATG GAGGCAAATGCTTCACCTTGTGTGACGCAATAACGAAGCTTCTGCCGGAGCTGTTTGGGGAAAAACTGCTGCCAAAAGATGACGTTTCTGGAGAAGAAGTTGAGGTTGGACAGAGATTATCTCTTGAAGAAACAAACAAGAGCAGCACGGGACAAAGTGGAGAGATGTTGAATGAGCGCATTGTCTCCTGCTCTGTGTCAGATGGTGCTGAGATTAAGCTCATACGCATTCAGGGAATTGAACCAAAGATGGAGATTCCTTTTGCATGGGTGGTAAACAATTTGATGAACCCTGATTACTTTCTTCATATCTGTGTATATGTCAAAATTCAAGAACCCATCACCATATAG